A single Nycticebus coucang isolate mNycCou1 chromosome 16, mNycCou1.pri, whole genome shotgun sequence DNA region contains:
- the LOC128567401 gene encoding acyl-CoA-binding protein-like → MSSFLLLSSYTSSGNLCHPASTSQPEFEKAAEKVKHCKTKPADYEMLFIYGHYKHASVGDVTTEWPGMLDFTSKAKWDAWNELEGTTKAGARKADINKVKELKKKYGI, encoded by the exons ATGTCAAG CTTCCTGCTGCTTTCCTCCTACACGAGTTCTGGGAATCTTTGTCACCCTGCCAGCACATCTCAGCCTGAGTTTGAGAAAGCTGCAGAGAAGGTTAAGCACTGCAAGACCAAGCCAGCAGACTATGAGATGCTGTTCATCTACGGCCACTACAAACATGCGAGTGTGGGAGATGTGACTACAGAATGGCCTGGGATGTTGGACTTCACAAGCAAGGCCAAGTGGGATGCCTGGAATGAGCTAGAAGGGACTACCAAGGCAGGTGCCAGGAAAGCTGACATCAACAAAGTCAAagagctaaagaaaaaatatggaataTGA